From one Bacteroides fragilis NCTC 9343 genomic stretch:
- a CDS encoding DUF4304 domain-containing protein codes for MDKEQFKSIVHPVMKANSFRRKGNSWYKTTAECIVVFNLQHSLYGKMFYINLAALLRKGDDLLFPKEYQCDIRMRFPIMEIEGYSTQMILDLESTIDEQLRSRLIENIINISIPILQKLESIDGIIELYGEKPELNNIYPFSSILYRKEMNNKLKAI; via the coding sequence ATGGATAAAGAGCAATTCAAATCAATAGTTCATCCAGTAATGAAAGCGAATAGCTTTCGTAGAAAAGGAAATTCGTGGTATAAGACTACTGCCGAATGTATAGTTGTATTCAATCTCCAACACTCTTTGTATGGAAAGATGTTTTATATAAACTTGGCGGCTTTATTACGTAAAGGCGATGATTTATTATTTCCTAAAGAATATCAATGTGATATTAGAATGCGCTTCCCAATAATGGAAATTGAAGGGTATTCCACACAAATGATATTAGATTTAGAATCGACTATTGATGAACAGTTGCGTTCACGATTAATTGAAAATATCATAAATATTTCAATACCCATTTTGCAAAAATTAGAATCAATAGATGGGATAATTGAACTATATGGAGAAAAACCGGAACTTAATAATATTTATCCCTTTAGTTCAATTCTGTATAGGAAAGAAATGAATAACAAGTTAAAGGCTATTTAG
- a CDS encoding SMI1/KNR4 family protein, which yields MIEALKNIGFVVTERLERKELSSDLQNRYSELPADYQEFLQRFQTITNESDNVWFNSIEDFNGESDSGFRWNEFELMGLEALADDKESCDMIRLFWDSHIPILMSVKDGYQYLCIDLSPENYGKIYYGVEPEFEDSAEFVCDSFNHLLEMLSSNEKDDILTNFK from the coding sequence ATGATTGAAGCACTGAAAAATATAGGATTCGTCGTTACAGAACGATTGGAAAGAAAAGAATTAAGCTCTGATTTACAAAATCGGTATTCCGAACTTCCTGCGGACTATCAGGAGTTTTTACAACGGTTTCAGACAATCACGAATGAAAGTGATAATGTATGGTTTAATTCCATAGAGGACTTTAACGGAGAAAGCGATAGCGGATTCCGTTGGAATGAATTTGAGCTGATGGGACTTGAGGCGTTGGCAGATGATAAGGAATCCTGTGATATGATACGCCTGTTTTGGGATAGCCATATTCCTATTCTTATGTCAGTAAAAGATGGATACCAATATTTGTGCATAGATTTATCTCCGGAAAATTACGGTAAAATCTATTATGGAGTTGAACCTGAATTTGAAGATTCGGCAGAATTTGTTTGCGATAGCTTCAATCATTTATTGGAAATGTTGTCTTCCAATGAAAAGGACGATATACTGACAAATTTCAAATAG
- a CDS encoding ParA family protein, whose amino-acid sequence MDRQTLNVAFATQKGGSGKTAITVLVAGYLHYRLGCPLAVIDCDFPQYSLYEMRERDSRAVLENEHLKRAAYEQMRQPGRAAYPVRKCRVEQAPDTARELAAEGCYDLLFFDLPGTVNSAGILRTIAQMDYIFAPVSADKAVLESTLSFLDVLQRMMLGKETSRLKGLYLFWNQVDKRETSGLYEKYGQVVADMGLPMLQTRIPDTKRFRKEADGTGRTVFRSTLLAPDRRMLAGSGIPELTREIATILKLEGYEETAE is encoded by the coding sequence ATGGACAGACAGACATTGAACGTGGCTTTCGCCACACAGAAAGGCGGCAGCGGCAAGACGGCTATCACGGTGCTGGTGGCGGGCTACCTGCACTACCGCTTGGGGTGTCCGTTAGCGGTGATCGACTGCGACTTCCCGCAGTACAGCCTGTACGAGATGCGGGAGCGGGACAGCCGGGCGGTACTGGAGAACGAACACCTGAAACGGGCGGCTTACGAACAGATGCGGCAGCCGGGGCGTGCCGCCTATCCGGTGCGCAAGTGCCGGGTGGAACAAGCCCCCGACACGGCAAGGGAGCTGGCGGCGGAAGGCTGCTACGACCTGCTCTTCTTCGACCTGCCGGGCACGGTGAACTCGGCGGGCATCCTGCGCACGATCGCACAGATGGACTACATCTTCGCCCCGGTGAGTGCGGACAAGGCGGTGCTGGAAAGCACGCTCTCCTTCCTCGACGTGCTGCAACGGATGATGCTGGGCAAGGAGACGAGCCGCCTGAAGGGGCTTTACCTTTTCTGGAACCAAGTCGACAAGCGGGAAACGAGCGGGCTGTACGAGAAGTACGGGCAGGTGGTCGCCGACATGGGGCTGCCGATGCTGCAAACCCGCATCCCCGACACGAAACGCTTCCGCAAGGAGGCGGACGGCACGGGACGGACGGTGTTCCGCTCCACGCTGCTGGCTCCCGACAGGCGGATGTTGGCAGGCAGCGGCATC
- the mobA gene encoding conjugal transfer protein MobA, whose protein sequence is MDNQKKYAGNHGRKPKPDKMRHRYVFRLDDGDNARFLALFDESGKATKAEFIVSALFGREIKVIKLDKGTQDFYMRLTTFHSQFRAIGTNYNQCVRALKSNFSEKKALAFLYKLERHTLELVELSKRISALVEEFQSKYPVR, encoded by the coding sequence ATGGACAACCAGAAGAAGTATGCGGGCAACCACGGGCGAAAGCCCAAGCCCGACAAGATGCGCCACCGCTACGTGTTCCGTCTGGACGACGGGGACAACGCCCGTTTCCTCGCGCTTTTCGACGAGTCGGGCAAGGCGACCAAGGCGGAGTTTATCGTTTCCGCACTTTTTGGCAGGGAGATTAAGGTCATTAAACTGGATAAGGGGACGCAGGATTTCTACATGCGCCTGACCACTTTCCACTCGCAGTTCCGTGCCATAGGCACGAACTACAACCAATGCGTGCGTGCGCTCAAATCCAATTTCTCGGAGAAGAAAGCCCTCGCTTTCCTCTACAAGCTGGAGCGGCACACCCTCGAACTGGTGGAACTCAGCAAGCGGATTTCCGCACTGGTGGAGGAGTTCCAAAGCAAATACCCCGTCCGATGA
- a CDS encoding SEL1-like repeat protein — translation MKYFRFVCEIKAKSSEDVNKSRDCINEVGIYCAYLSRMYEYYFPATQTDNVVSITVCLIDNLQKTKYPTSCDMKVVSNVVNIDKFNQLTPKDKSFYIIDLCQQAIMSLVYEMQWNTEVFEHTYDKIISMGGLFREYWRKAKSSPNKQLKAQIYFEDDYEKDGIYIDFTDKRGKLIKRVQFAPKGYQIYCKGISELQWQDNSHVIIKRAFGHGFTKTSDYWMIGVDGSIEYHSPRVENTEINTHGLFDLGILYWEGKTIMQNPNKGLELIKKAADLNNKHAQKWLERNMKQRTDSEQKND, via the coding sequence ATGAAATATTTTAGATTTGTTTGTGAAATTAAGGCAAAGTCATCGGAGGATGTGAATAAATCCCGTGATTGTATAAATGAGGTTGGAATATACTGTGCATACTTGTCAAGAATGTATGAATATTATTTTCCTGCCACACAAACAGATAATGTTGTTTCTATAACCGTTTGTTTGATTGATAATTTACAAAAGACGAAATACCCAACGTCATGTGATATGAAGGTTGTATCAAATGTTGTAAATATCGACAAGTTCAACCAATTAACTCCCAAAGACAAGTCATTTTATATTATTGATTTATGTCAGCAGGCTATAATGTCATTAGTATATGAAATGCAATGGAATACGGAAGTTTTCGAACATACCTACGATAAAATCATAAGTATGGGTGGACTCTTCCGGGAATATTGGCGAAAGGCAAAGAGTTCGCCTAACAAGCAACTGAAAGCTCAAATATATTTTGAAGATGATTATGAGAAAGATGGTATATACATTGACTTTACTGATAAAAGAGGGAAACTTATAAAACGGGTTCAGTTTGCTCCAAAGGGTTATCAAATCTATTGCAAAGGTATCAGTGAGCTACAATGGCAAGATAATTCACACGTGATAATAAAGAGGGCTTTTGGTCATGGTTTTACAAAAACAAGTGACTATTGGATGATTGGAGTCGATGGTAGTATAGAATACCATTCTCCAAGAGTTGAAAATACAGAAATCAATACGCATGGACTTTTTGATTTAGGTATTCTCTATTGGGAAGGAAAAACAATTATGCAAAACCCCAATAAGGGGCTCGAATTAATCAAGAAAGCTGCGGATCTGAACAACAAGCATGCACAGAAATGGCTTGAAAGAAATATGAAACAAAGAACTGATAGCGAACAAAAAAACGACTGA
- a CDS encoding SMI1/KNR4 family protein, giving the protein MNMKIELENCEKSLTLKDFEEIESNLGYVLPKRLKEFYLKWNGGKPKQQTICINRYYEVEIMRFMALNTVEEKNLAQRSSDSNYINILIFAISWMGERIAVNITNGAIYGYPVVGFTEIEGAFVFGEPRLIADSTDDFFDNLVVKSALEDILPDAEECVMPELSDCSVPLTKEDIKDFEMELNIKIPAAMKNFYLKFNGGMPSPYCFQPQDEDLDWVEINAFFPIKERTNAFETIEVIAKDIWSKNLMPCNLLPFAMDSGGNYYTLNLKNKKIYYYLTDEWDENASKEYNFETNTRYIAQSFNYFINHFIEEEE; this is encoded by the coding sequence ATGAATATGAAAATAGAATTAGAAAATTGCGAAAAGAGTCTTACTCTCAAAGATTTTGAAGAAATTGAGAGTAATTTGGGTTATGTCTTGCCGAAAAGACTGAAAGAGTTCTACTTGAAATGGAACGGAGGAAAGCCAAAGCAGCAAACAATCTGTATAAACAGATATTATGAGGTGGAAATTATGCGTTTTATGGCTCTCAATACCGTAGAAGAAAAAAACTTGGCACAGCGGAGCAGTGATTCTAATTATATAAATATCCTTATTTTTGCTATATCATGGATGGGAGAAAGAATCGCAGTCAATATAACAAACGGGGCTATTTATGGGTATCCAGTTGTCGGTTTTACAGAAATTGAAGGTGCTTTTGTTTTCGGTGAACCACGGTTGATTGCAGATTCAACAGATGATTTCTTTGATAATCTCGTTGTTAAATCTGCATTGGAAGATATACTGCCTGATGCAGAAGAATGTGTTATGCCTGAACTTTCAGATTGCTCTGTTCCGTTAACAAAAGAAGATATAAAGGATTTTGAGATGGAGTTGAATATAAAGATTCCGGCAGCCATGAAGAATTTTTATCTAAAGTTCAACGGCGGTATGCCATCACCATATTGTTTTCAACCGCAGGACGAGGATTTGGATTGGGTTGAGATAAATGCGTTCTTTCCGATAAAGGAACGCACCAATGCTTTTGAAACAATTGAAGTCATAGCCAAAGATATATGGAGTAAGAATTTAATGCCATGCAACCTGTTGCCTTTTGCTATGGATTCGGGTGGAAACTATTATACGTTGAACTTGAAGAATAAAAAGATTTACTATTACTTGACTGACGAGTGGGACGAAAACGCTTCAAAAGAATACAACTTTGAAACAAATACCCGTTATATCGCCCAGTCATTCAATTATTTTATAAATCATTTTATCGAAGAAGAGGAATAA
- a CDS encoding SMI1/KNR4 family protein → MSAFTEIMEYIQTFEKYGCKEYENGTKEYGHAPFIAPEAYNFCVFATLNEDDIVELERDLKREIPSQFRSFLMTDTNGLHLFHHFSLYGMRKSYNRDLNATPAPFGLLEPNIYEKPKNAKDTYFFIGGYRYDGSKLYIDSEDGKVHFCKRRDASSLLAWDSFEDMLLSESKRIFTLYDDRGRMLVPSEKTLPI, encoded by the coding sequence ATGAGTGCATTTACAGAAATAATGGAATACATTCAGACTTTTGAAAAGTATGGATGTAAAGAATATGAAAACGGGACAAAAGAATACGGTCATGCACCTTTCATTGCTCCTGAAGCATATAATTTTTGCGTCTTTGCTACGCTAAATGAAGATGATATTGTTGAGTTAGAACGAGATTTGAAAAGAGAAATTCCGTCTCAATTCCGCTCGTTTCTAATGACAGATACAAATGGATTACATCTTTTCCACCATTTCAGTTTATATGGAATGAGAAAATCTTACAACCGAGATTTAAATGCAACTCCGGCGCCTTTTGGCTTACTTGAGCCGAACATTTACGAAAAACCTAAAAATGCAAAAGACACTTATTTTTTCATAGGCGGATATAGATATGATGGTTCGAAGCTCTATATAGACTCTGAAGATGGAAAAGTTCATTTCTGTAAACGTAGAGATGCTTCATCTCTTTTAGCTTGGGATTCATTTGAGGATATGCTTTTATCTGAATCCAAAAGAATATTTACTCTTTATGATGATAGAGGTAGAATGCTTGTGCCAAGCGAAAAAACACTACCGATATAG
- a CDS encoding Imm21 family immunity protein, whose product MNNWIATEGSPFVIVEQQYAHQWNGQEDYNAICSVTDYLGKIYIDNHVLLVMGDEPMATRIVNKDEAILIIRWKYAPDYLTVEKLLENDIVTGAEPIEEVEVKWDSTELVLFDSLSPYCEASVKVFLSLQKTSCIIKTYHYQKDEVSLIIHSIQ is encoded by the coding sequence ATGAATAATTGGATTGCAACAGAAGGAAGCCCATTTGTCATTGTTGAGCAACAATATGCCCATCAATGGAACGGTCAAGAAGACTACAATGCTATATGTAGCGTAACAGATTACTTGGGGAAAATCTATATAGACAATCATGTCCTATTGGTAATGGGAGATGAACCGATGGCTACACGCATAGTAAATAAAGATGAAGCAATCTTAATAATTCGTTGGAAGTATGCTCCCGATTATCTAACGGTGGAAAAACTTCTGGAGAATGATATAGTAACTGGAGCAGAACCGATAGAAGAAGTTGAAGTAAAATGGGATTCTACTGAATTAGTCCTATTTGATTCTTTGTCTCCCTATTGTGAAGCATCGGTTAAAGTGTTTTTATCACTACAAAAAACATCTTGTATAATAAAAACTTATCATTACCAAAAAGACGAAGTATCTTTAATAATACATTCAATCCAATAA
- the mobC gene encoding conjugal transfer protein MobC — protein sequence MQNEDDLRGLAKVMEFMRAISILFVVINIYWFCYQSVREWGIDIGVVDRILLGFQRTAGLFSNILWTKLFAVLFLALSCLGTKGVKEQKITWRRIILCGVSGLLLFFGNGWLLTLPLPFPADTVLYIATLTAGYICLLMAGLWMSRLLKTDLLEDVFNVENESFMQETELKENEYSVNLRTRFWFRGRAYDGWINLVNPFRATMVLGTPGSGKSYAIINQYIKQTIEKGYSLFLYDFKYPDLSEIAYNHLLAHLDGYKVKPKFYVINFDNPRESHRCNPIHPDFMTDISDAYESAYTIMLNLNRTWISKQGDFFVESPIILLASIIWYLKIYKNGKYCTFPHAIEFLNRKYADIFPILTSYPELENYLSPFMDAWESSAVEQLQGQIASAKIPLSRMISPALYWVMTADDFTLDINNPEEPKVLVVGNNPDRQGIYGAALGLYNSRIVKLINKKKRLKSAVIIDELPTIYMRGLDNLIATARSNKVAVMLGFQDFSQLKRDYGDKESAVICNTVGNVFAGQVVAETAKTLSERFGKVLQKRQNMTINRNETSVSINTQMDSLIPASKISNLTQGMFVGAVADNFDERIEQKIFHAEIVVDNEQVRRETARYVKIPQIIDFTDKDGNDTMQQQIDANYYRIKSEVRQIVADEIGRIKADPELSHLIKDK from the coding sequence ATGCAAAATGAAGACGATTTGCGTGGACTCGCCAAAGTCATGGAGTTCATGCGTGCGATAAGCATTTTATTTGTAGTCATCAATATCTATTGGTTCTGTTACCAGTCCGTCCGGGAGTGGGGCATCGACATCGGCGTGGTCGATAGGATATTGCTCGGCTTCCAGCGTACCGCCGGGCTGTTCTCCAATATCCTCTGGACGAAGCTCTTCGCCGTGCTGTTCCTCGCCCTTAGCTGCCTCGGCACAAAGGGCGTGAAGGAACAGAAAATCACGTGGCGCAGGATCATCCTTTGCGGCGTGTCCGGCTTGCTGCTCTTTTTCGGCAACGGGTGGTTGCTCACCCTTCCTCTGCCGTTTCCGGCGGACACCGTGCTGTATATCGCCACCCTTACCGCCGGGTATATCTGCCTGCTCATGGCGGGGCTGTGGATGTCCCGCCTGCTGAAGACCGACCTGCTCGAAGACGTGTTCAACGTCGAGAACGAATCCTTCATGCAGGAGACCGAGCTGAAGGAGAACGAGTATTCCGTCAACCTCCGCACCCGCTTCTGGTTCAGGGGCAGGGCGTATGACGGATGGATCAACCTTGTCAATCCCTTCCGTGCGACGATGGTCTTGGGCACGCCCGGTTCGGGCAAGTCCTATGCGATAATCAACCAGTACATAAAACAGACCATCGAGAAGGGCTATTCGCTTTTCCTGTATGATTTCAAGTACCCCGACCTCTCCGAGATAGCCTACAACCACTTGCTCGCCCATTTGGACGGCTACAAGGTCAAGCCCAAGTTCTACGTGATAAACTTCGACAACCCGAGGGAGAGCCACCGCTGCAACCCCATCCACCCGGACTTCATGACCGACATATCCGATGCCTACGAGAGTGCCTACACGATTATGTTAAATTTGAACCGCACGTGGATTTCCAAGCAGGGCGACTTCTTCGTGGAATCGCCTATCATTCTGTTAGCCAGTATTATATGGTATCTCAAAATCTACAAGAACGGCAAGTATTGCACCTTTCCCCATGCCATCGAGTTCCTGAACCGCAAGTACGCCGACATTTTCCCTATCCTCACCTCGTATCCGGAGCTGGAGAACTACCTTTCTCCCTTTATGGACGCATGGGAATCCTCGGCGGTGGAGCAGTTGCAGGGGCAGATTGCCAGTGCCAAGATACCGCTTTCCCGCATGATTTCCCCGGCTCTCTATTGGGTGATGACGGCGGACGATTTCACCCTCGACATCAACAATCCCGAAGAGCCGAAAGTGCTGGTAGTCGGTAACAATCCCGACAGGCAGGGCATTTACGGGGCGGCGTTGGGACTGTACAACTCCCGCATCGTGAAGCTCATCAACAAGAAGAAACGGCTCAAATCCGCCGTGATTATCGACGAGCTGCCCACCATCTACATGCGTGGGCTGGATAACCTGATTGCCACCGCCCGAAGCAACAAGGTAGCCGTCATGCTCGGCTTTCAGGATTTTAGCCAGTTGAAGCGTGATTACGGAGACAAAGAGTCCGCTGTAATCTGTAATACCGTCGGCAATGTATTTGCAGGTCAGGTAGTTGCCGAAACCGCCAAGACACTGTCCGAGCGTTTCGGCAAGGTCTTGCAGAAACGGCAGAACATGACCATCAACCGGAACGAGACCTCCGTCTCCATCAACACCCAGATGGACAGCCTTATCCCGGCGAGCAAGATTTCCAACCTCACGCAGGGTATGTTCGTCGGTGCGGTAGCCGACAATTTCGACGAGCGCATCGAGCAGAAGATTTTCCATGCCGAGATTGTAGTGGATAACGAGCAGGTCAGGCGGGAGACCGCCCGCTACGTGAAGATACCGCAGATCATCGACTTCACCGACAAGGATGGCAACGACACCATGCAGCAGCAGATCGACGCCAACTACTACCGCATCAAGAGCGAGGTCAGGCAGATTGTCGCTGACGAAATCGGGCGCATCAAGGCTGATCCGGAGCTGTCGCATCTGATTAAGGACAAGTGA
- the mobB gene encoding conjugal transfer protein MobB: MIAKISHGSSLYGVLAYNQLKVDERHADVLFTSRIIEPQGDNPYTIGHLSRSFGDYLTANRKTEKPVLHISLNPDPKDCLSEERFVSLAEEYMRRMGFGDQPYIVYRHNDIGREHLHIVSVRVDETGRAISDSYEHGRSMKVCRELERQFGLVLATPKQWKEGLPLSPVGYGDGNLKGQLAGVIRPIAREWRFRTLGEYRAVLSLYGITVDEVKGEYGGREYHGLTYSATDREGNKIGKPFKSSVFGKETGVAALERRMHNAAAWEKTHKEVAAATAGKVAAAMQTAGHDRAQFERELMRQGIGVVFRQNETGRIYGATFIDHAAKAVFNGSRLGKEFSAGVFNDLFAGQEGIHLPQPSAEVEHPTRQQEHTDISQWDGQDTGYRPDHKDGTTQNVAAAFNLFAPVPGGASGDQPVPLRKRKKKRKYGRQQ, from the coding sequence ATGATAGCCAAGATTTCGCACGGCAGCAGCCTGTACGGGGTGCTTGCCTACAACCAGTTGAAGGTGGACGAACGGCACGCCGACGTGCTTTTCACCAGCCGGATTATCGAGCCGCAGGGCGATAACCCCTACACGATAGGGCATCTTTCCCGCTCGTTCGGCGACTACCTGACAGCCAACCGCAAGACCGAGAAGCCCGTCCTGCACATCTCCCTCAATCCCGACCCGAAGGATTGCTTGAGCGAGGAGCGGTTTGTCAGCTTGGCGGAGGAGTACATGCGGCGCATGGGCTTCGGCGACCAGCCCTATATCGTCTATCGCCACAACGACATCGGGCGGGAGCACCTGCACATCGTCTCCGTCCGGGTGGACGAAACCGGGCGGGCGATTTCCGACAGCTACGAGCACGGACGTTCGATGAAGGTTTGCCGGGAGCTGGAACGGCAGTTCGGTCTTGTTCTGGCTACGCCCAAGCAGTGGAAGGAGGGGCTGCCCTTGTCGCCCGTCGGTTACGGGGACGGCAACCTCAAGGGGCAGTTGGCGGGAGTCATCCGCCCGATAGCCCGGGAGTGGCGTTTCCGTACATTGGGCGAATACAGGGCGGTGCTTTCCCTTTACGGCATCACGGTGGACGAGGTGAAGGGGGAATACGGCGGACGGGAGTATCACGGCTTGACCTATTCGGCAACCGACAGGGAGGGCAACAAGATCGGCAAGCCTTTCAAGTCCTCCGTGTTCGGCAAGGAGACGGGCGTCGCAGCCCTCGAAAGGCGGATGCACAACGCTGCCGCATGGGAAAAGACCCACAAGGAGGTCGCCGCCGCCACCGCCGGAAAGGTTGCCGCCGCCATGCAGACCGCAGGGCATGACCGGGCGCAGTTCGAGCGGGAACTCATGCGGCAGGGTATCGGCGTGGTATTCCGTCAGAATGAAACCGGGCGCATCTATGGGGCGACCTTCATCGACCATGCCGCCAAAGCCGTCTTCAACGGCTCCCGTCTGGGCAAGGAGTTCTCCGCAGGTGTGTTCAACGACCTTTTCGCCGGGCAGGAAGGCATTCACCTGCCGCAACCCTCCGCCGAAGTGGAACATCCCACCCGGCAGCAGGAGCATACGGACATATCCCAATGGGACGGACAGGATACCGGCTACCGTCCCGACCACAAGGACGGCACCACCCAGAATGTGGCGGCCGCCTTCAATCTCTTTGCCCCCGTACCCGGCGGAGCGTCCGGCGACCAGCCCGTACCGCTCCGAAAAAGGAAGAAAAAACGCAAATATGGAAGGCAACAGTAA